In one Pseudomonas sp. 31-12 genomic region, the following are encoded:
- the rpsO gene encoding 30S ribosomal protein S15, whose amino-acid sequence MALDVQEKAQIVADYQQAVGDTGSPEVQVALLTHNINKLQGHFKANGKDHHSRRGLIRMVNQRRKLLDYLKGKDLGRYQALIGRLGLRR is encoded by the coding sequence AAAAGCTCAAATCGTAGCTGACTACCAGCAAGCTGTTGGTGACACTGGTTCGCCAGAAGTGCAAGTTGCACTGCTGACCCACAACATCAACAAGCTGCAAGGTCACTTCAAGGCCAACGGTAAAGATCACCACTCCCGTCGTGGTCTGATCCGCATGGTAAACCAGCGCCGTAAGCTGCTGGACTACCTGAAAGGCAAGGATCTGGGCCGTTACCAGGCTCTGATCGGTCGCCTGGGTCTGCGTCGCTAA